A portion of the Phyllopteryx taeniolatus isolate TA_2022b chromosome 15, UOR_Ptae_1.2, whole genome shotgun sequence genome contains these proteins:
- the esm1 gene encoding LOW QUALITY PROTEIN: endothelial cell-specific molecule 1 (The sequence of the model RefSeq protein was modified relative to this genomic sequence to represent the inferred CDS: deleted 2 bases in 1 codon) codes for MLASSLTRVPRRGARPPPQPLIITTTTTTTTTSSSATPVMSLLLVTVLSTLLAHDAQAWGSSVKYAVNCPDRCDTGRCGPTLACARTVLDDCGCCRVCAAGRGEHCYRTVSGMHGVKCGPGLFCEFYKDEDDYGDEYGVCKDCHFGTYGMECRKICGCKGGLCDRETGACLTLRFFTKLASKLKAEPQDGEEGSGDVQESDPPAVNISSTPKRLNPR; via the exons ATGCTCGCCTCCTCACTC ACTCGTGTCCCGCGCAGAGGCGCTCGTCCACCACCGCAGCCTctcatcatcaccaccaccaccaccaccaccaccacctcatCCTCAGCAACCCCCGTCATGTCTCTGCTGTTGGTCACTGTGCTGTCCACGCTGCTCGCCCACGACGCCCAGGCGTGGGGCTCCAGCGTCAAGTACGCCGTCAACTGTCCGGACAGGTGCGACACGGGGCGCTGCGGCCCCACGCTCGCCTGCGCGCGCACCGTGCTGGACGACTGCGGCTGCTGCCGGGTGTGCGCCGCCGGCAGAGGGGAGCACTGTTACCGCACCGTGTCCGGCATGCACGGCGTCAAGTGCGGACCGGGCCTCTTCTGCGAGTTCTACAAGGACGAGGACGACTACGGGGATGAATACGGCGTGTGCAAAG ACTGCCACTTTGGCACCTACGGCATGGAGTGCCGTAAGATTTGCGGCTGCAAAGGCGGCCTTTGTGACAGGGAGACAGGCGCTTGTCTGACCCTTCGATTCTTCACCAAACTGGCCAGCAAGCTCAAGGCGGAGCCTCAAGATGGAGAGGAGGGCTCAGGAGATGTTCAGGAGTCCGATCCACCGGCAGTAAATATATCCAGCACTCCAAAGCGGCTCAACCCTCGCTGA